A genomic stretch from Streptococcus oralis includes:
- a CDS encoding M13 family metallopeptidase, with amino-acid sequence MTRYQDDFYDAINGEWEKTAVIPADKSRTGGFIDLDEEIEELMLATTDKWLAGEEVPEDAILANFVKYHRMVRDFDKREADGIKPVLPLLKEYQDLESFADFTSKLAEFELAGKPNFLPFGVSPDFMDARTNVLWASAPGTILPDTTYYAEDHPQREELLTLWKESTTNLLKAYDFSDEEIADLLEKRLELDRRIAAVVLSNEESSEYAKLYHPYAYEDFKKFAPALPLDDFFQAVLGQVPDKVIVDEERFWQAADQFYSEEAWPLLKATLILAVVNLSTSYLTDEIRVLSGAYGRALSGVPEAQDKVKAAYHLAQGPFKQALGLWYAHEKFSPEAKADVEKKVATMIDVYKERLAKNDWLTPETRDKAIVKLNVIKPYIGYPEELPARYKDKVVDETASLFDNALAFARVEIKHSWGKWNQPVDYKEWGMPAHMVNAYYNPQKNLIVFPAAILQAPFYDLHQSSSANYGGIGAVIAHEISHAFDTNGASFDENGSLKDWWTESDYAAFKEKTQKVIDQFDGQESYGARINGKLTVSENVADLGGIAAALEAAKREPDFSAEEFFHNFARIWRMKGRPELMKLMASVDVHAPAKLRVNIQVPNFDDFFTTYDVKEGDGMWRAPEDRVIIW; translated from the coding sequence ATGACACGTTATCAAGATGATTTTTATGATGCAATCAATGGCGAATGGGAAAAAACAGCTGTCATTCCAGCTGACAAATCTCGAACAGGTGGTTTTATTGACCTTGATGAAGAGATTGAAGAGTTGATGCTGGCAACTACAGACAAGTGGTTGGCAGGTGAGGAAGTCCCAGAGGATGCTATCCTCGCCAACTTTGTTAAGTACCATCGCATGGTACGCGATTTTGATAAGAGAGAAGCAGATGGGATTAAGCCCGTCCTTCCTCTACTCAAGGAATACCAAGACTTAGAAAGTTTTGCAGATTTTACCAGCAAACTAGCAGAGTTTGAACTAGCTGGTAAACCAAACTTCCTTCCATTTGGTGTTTCACCAGACTTTATGGATGCCAGAACCAATGTTCTCTGGGCCAGTGCACCAGGAACGATTTTGCCAGATACGACCTACTATGCGGAAGACCATCCTCAACGTGAGGAGCTCTTAACGCTTTGGAAGGAAAGTACTACGAATCTTCTCAAAGCCTATGATTTTTCAGATGAGGAAATCGCAGATTTGCTAGAGAAGAGATTGGAATTGGATCGTCGTATCGCAGCAGTAGTCCTTTCAAACGAAGAAAGTTCAGAATATGCCAAACTCTATCATCCATACGCTTATGAAGATTTCAAGAAATTCGCCCCTGCTCTACCTCTAGATGACTTTTTCCAAGCCGTTCTTGGGCAAGTGCCTGACAAGGTTATAGTAGATGAGGAACGTTTCTGGCAAGCAGCAGACCAATTTTACAGTGAAGAAGCTTGGCCTCTACTCAAAGCAACCTTGATTTTGGCTGTGGTCAATCTTTCAACAAGCTATCTTACAGATGAGATTCGCGTCTTGTCAGGTGCCTATGGACGTGCCCTTTCAGGTGTTCCAGAAGCTCAGGACAAGGTCAAGGCAGCCTATCACTTGGCCCAAGGTCCTTTCAAGCAAGCCCTTGGTCTCTGGTATGCGCATGAAAAATTCTCCCCAGAAGCAAAGGCGGATGTAGAGAAAAAAGTAGCGACTATGATTGACGTTTATAAGGAACGTTTGGCTAAGAACGACTGGCTCACTCCTGAAACGCGTGACAAGGCCATCGTCAAACTCAATGTCATCAAGCCTTATATCGGTTATCCAGAAGAATTGCCAGCACGCTACAAGGACAAGGTGGTCGATGAAACGGCTAGTCTTTTTGACAATGCCCTAGCCTTTGCGCGTGTGGAAATCAAGCACAGCTGGGGCAAGTGGAACCAACCTGTTGACTACAAGGAGTGGGGTATGCCTGCTCACATGGTTAATGCCTACTACAATCCTCAGAAGAACTTGATTGTCTTCCCAGCGGCCATTTTACAGGCTCCATTCTATGACTTGCATCAGTCGTCTTCTGCTAACTACGGTGGTATTGGTGCTGTTATTGCCCACGAGATTTCTCATGCCTTTGACACAAATGGCGCTTCCTTTGATGAAAATGGTAGTCTCAAGGATTGGTGGACAGAGAGTGACTATGCCGCCTTTAAAGAAAAAACGCAAAAAGTTATCGACCAATTTGATGGCCAAGAATCTTACGGCGCAAGGATCAACGGAAAACTAACCGTATCAGAAAACGTTGCCGACTTGGGAGGAATTGCTGCAGCCCTTGAAGCTGCCAAGAGAGAACCAGACTTCTCTGCTGAAGAATTCTTCCACAACTTTGCTCGTATCTGGCGCATGAAAGGTCGTCCGGAGTTGATGAAACTCATGGCTAGTGTCGATGTCCACGCGCCAGCTAAACTCCGTGTCAACATCCAAGTACCCAACTTCGATGACTTCTTTACAACTTATGATGTAAAAGAAGGCGACGGTATGTGGCGCGCACCAGAGGATCGTGTGATTATTTGGTAA
- a CDS encoding MBL fold metallo-hydrolase: MKIHKTVNPVAYENTYYIEGDHHLIVVDPGSHWEAIRKTIEKINKPVCAILLTHTHYDHIMSLDLVRDTFGNPPVYVAESEASWLYTPVDNLSGLPRHDDMEDVVSKPAEHTFVFHEEYQLEEFRFTALPTPGHSIGGVSLVFPDAHLVLTGDALFRETIGRTDLPTGSMEQLLHSIQTQLFTLPNYDVYPGHGPATTIAHEKTFNPFF, encoded by the coding sequence ATGAAAATCCATAAAACTGTCAATCCTGTTGCCTATGAAAACACCTACTACATAGAGGGAGACCATCACCTGATTGTGGTTGACCCAGGTAGCCATTGGGAAGCCATTCGCAAGACCATCGAGAAAATCAACAAACCAGTCTGCGCGATTCTGCTGACCCACACCCACTACGACCATATTATGAGTCTTGACTTGGTCAGAGATACTTTTGGAAATCCCCCAGTTTATGTAGCAGAGAGTGAAGCATCTTGGCTTTATACACCTGTAGATAATCTCTCTGGTCTCCCTCGACATGATGACATGGAAGATGTGGTCTCAAAACCTGCTGAGCACACCTTTGTTTTTCATGAAGAATACCAGCTTGAAGAATTCCGTTTTACTGCCCTACCAACCCCAGGCCACTCTATCGGTGGTGTTTCCCTAGTCTTTCCTGATGCCCATCTAGTCTTGACGGGAGATGCTCTTTTCCGCGAAACCATCGGACGGACCGACCTCCCTACTGGTAGCATGGAACAACTCCTCCATAGCATTCAGACTCAACTCTTCACTCTTCCTAACTACGACGTCTACCCCGGCCATGGTCCAGCTACGACTATCGCTCACGAAAAGACTTTTAATCCCTTTTTCTAG
- a CDS encoding DUF2974 domain-containing protein encodes MANIFDYLNDVAYDSFYDLPMNELDVLALTELTYLAFDDVVTQEPKRLIDLAPQIPREKTMLTNKNRLQLLDQLSQHKRFKNCKLSNFINDINPELQKQFAAMTYRISLDTYLLVFRGTDDSIIGWKEDFHMTYMKEIPAQKHALQYLENFFAQHPKQKVILAGHSKGGNLAVYAASQLDPNLQKNIISVYTFDAPGLHKELTKTPGYQNMMERTKVFIPQGSIIGMMLEIPDKKIVVRSTALGGLAQHDTFSWQVEDKHFVQLDETNSDSQQVDTTFKEWVETVPDTELQLYFDLFFGIILDAGISSINDLSSFKVIEHVHHLFVQAQSLTPEERETMGRLTQLLIDTRYQAWKNR; translated from the coding sequence ATGGCTAATATTTTTGACTACCTGAATGATGTAGCATACGATTCCTTTTATGATCTCCCCATGAATGAGTTAGATGTTCTTGCCTTGACTGAATTAACCTATCTTGCTTTCGATGATGTAGTCACCCAAGAACCAAAGCGTCTCATAGATCTTGCACCTCAAATCCCTAGAGAAAAGACTATGCTGACCAATAAGAACCGCCTCCAGTTGTTGGACCAACTCTCTCAACACAAACGCTTTAAAAATTGCAAACTCTCAAACTTTATCAATGATATCAATCCTGAATTGCAAAAACAGTTTGCAGCCATGACTTATCGTATCAGTCTCGATACCTATTTGCTTGTTTTTCGCGGAACGGATGATAGTATCATCGGTTGGAAAGAAGATTTTCATATGACCTATATGAAAGAAATTCCAGCTCAAAAACATGCCCTCCAGTATTTAGAGAATTTTTTTGCTCAACATCCTAAGCAAAAGGTTATCCTAGCAGGACACTCAAAAGGAGGCAATCTAGCTGTCTATGCTGCCAGTCAACTTGATCCAAACTTGCAGAAAAATATTATCTCTGTCTATACTTTTGATGCACCTGGACTTCACAAGGAACTAACCAAAACACCAGGCTATCAAAACATGATGGAAAGAACGAAAGTATTTATCCCACAAGGGTCTATCATCGGGATGATGCTGGAAATTCCAGATAAAAAAATCGTCGTTCGAAGCACCGCCTTAGGTGGCCTTGCTCAGCACGACACCTTTAGTTGGCAGGTTGAAGACAAACACTTTGTCCAACTGGACGAGACCAATAGTGACAGCCAGCAAGTCGATACAACCTTCAAGGAATGGGTTGAAACTGTCCCTGATACGGAACTGCAGCTCTACTTTGACCTCTTTTTTGGAATTATTCTTGATGCAGGCATCTCCTCTATCAACGATCTTTCTTCCTTCAAGGTCATTGAACACGTTCACCATCTCTTTGTCCAAGCTCAATCCCTCACTCCCGAAGAAAGAGAAACCATGGGACGCTTAACCCAACTCTTGATTGATACCCGTTACCAAGCTTGGAAAAATCGTTAA